Proteins encoded together in one Deinococcus irradiatisoli window:
- a CDS encoding M24 family metallopeptidase, whose protein sequence is MSSVLEALRPAMAEAGVDALWISQPENLRYLSGFSSPEDAKLLITPDGATLYTDGRYTVQAAQEVEVPVHIARPPATLEHAASHLAGRRVGFEAAHLSVAAHQELQQHWQAELVALSGLVEKLRLTKSPAEIEAIRSAQAIADAAFERVRPQIKAGVREVDIAWALDTAMRDLGAEGPAFETIVASGVRGALPHGRASHKVLAESELVTLDFGAKVGGYHSDMTRTLAIGEVSESLRRIYNAVLDAEEAALSAIRPGVRTADLDTLARGVLAGFDLAEAFTHSLGHGVGLHIHEGPSLRATSEEVLAPGMVVTVEPGVYIEHLGGVRIEDLVLVTEQGSEVLSRSPKERL, encoded by the coding sequence ATGTCATCTGTACTCGAAGCGCTGCGCCCGGCCATGGCCGAGGCGGGAGTGGACGCCCTCTGGATCAGTCAACCCGAGAACCTGCGCTACCTCAGCGGCTTTTCCAGCCCCGAGGACGCCAAGCTGCTGATCACCCCGGACGGCGCCACGCTCTATACCGATGGGCGCTACACCGTCCAGGCCGCCCAGGAAGTCGAGGTGCCGGTGCACATTGCCCGCCCGCCGGCCACCCTGGAGCACGCCGCGTCGCACCTCGCGGGCCGGCGGGTTGGGTTCGAGGCCGCCCACCTCAGCGTGGCGGCCCACCAGGAACTCCAGCAGCACTGGCAGGCCGAACTGGTGGCCCTCAGCGGCCTCGTCGAGAAGCTGCGCCTGACCAAGTCCCCGGCGGAAATCGAGGCGATCCGCTCGGCCCAGGCCATCGCCGACGCCGCCTTCGAACGGGTACGCCCGCAAATCAAGGCCGGGGTGCGCGAGGTGGACATCGCCTGGGCGCTCGACACGGCCATGCGCGACCTCGGCGCCGAGGGTCCTGCTTTCGAGACCATCGTCGCCAGCGGCGTGCGCGGCGCCCTGCCGCACGGCCGGGCCTCGCACAAAGTGCTGGCGGAAAGCGAACTCGTCACCCTCGACTTCGGCGCCAAGGTCGGCGGCTACCATTCCGACATGACCCGCACGCTGGCGATCGGTGAAGTCAGCGAGAGCTTAAGGCGCATCTACAACGCCGTGCTCGACGCCGAGGAAGCCGCACTCTCGGCGATCCGGCCCGGCGTCCGCACGGCTGACCTCGACACGCTGGCCCGGGGGGTGCTGGCCGGATTCGATCTCGCCGAGGCGTTTACCCACTCGCTGGGGCACGGCGTCGGCCTGCACATCCACGAGGGTCCCAGCCTGCGCGCCACCTCCGAAGAGGTGCTGGCGCCGGGGATGGTCGTCACCGTCGAGCCGGGCGTGTACATCGAGCACCTCGGCGGCGTGCGGATCGAGGACCTGGTGCTGGTCACCGAGCAGGGCAGCGAGGTGCTCTCGCGCAGCCCCAAGGAGCGGCTGTGA
- the asnS gene encoding asparagine--tRNA ligase: MTLIHELAQHVGEQVTLSAWLQDKSGKGKVQFLKLRDGSGFVQATVFKNDVSEAVFEAAKHLTQESSLRVSGEVRADERAPGGVELAVSDLEVLGSSGEYPITPKEHGIEFLQDHRHLWLRHRRPWAILRVRDAVQRAIVDFFAGEGFIRFDAPFFTPNAAEDTTELFEIDLFGEDKAYLSQTGQLHAEAGALAFGKVYTFGPTFRAEKSKTRRHLLEFWMIEPEVAPSSHEENMALQERMVSFIVRRVLEGCTEELALLNRDLDKLRPAAEGNYPRVTYTEALSIIRRTLESGELPPNVSPDTQPVEWGDDLGAPHETIVGSNFDRPVIIERYPAAIKAFYMQPDPADSRLALCDDMIAPEGYGEIIGGSERIHDYQLLKNRIDEQGLPMDAFEWYLDLRRYGSVPHAGYGMGLERLIAWICGIDHIREAIPFPRMLTRMYP, encoded by the coding sequence ATGACGCTTATTCATGAGTTGGCCCAACACGTCGGCGAGCAGGTCACCCTGAGCGCCTGGCTGCAGGACAAGAGCGGCAAGGGCAAGGTGCAGTTTCTGAAGTTGCGCGACGGAAGCGGCTTCGTGCAGGCCACCGTGTTCAAGAACGACGTGAGCGAGGCGGTCTTCGAGGCGGCCAAGCACCTCACCCAGGAAAGCAGCCTGCGCGTCAGCGGCGAGGTGCGGGCCGACGAGCGCGCCCCTGGCGGGGTAGAACTGGCCGTCAGCGACCTGGAAGTGCTGGGCAGCTCCGGCGAGTACCCGATCACCCCCAAGGAGCACGGCATCGAGTTCCTGCAAGACCACCGCCATTTGTGGCTGCGCCACCGCCGGCCCTGGGCGATCTTGCGGGTGCGCGACGCGGTGCAGCGGGCCATCGTGGACTTTTTTGCCGGGGAAGGCTTCATCCGCTTCGATGCGCCGTTTTTCACGCCCAACGCCGCCGAGGACACCACCGAGCTGTTCGAGATCGATCTCTTCGGCGAGGACAAGGCCTACCTCTCGCAGACCGGGCAGCTGCACGCCGAGGCCGGCGCGCTGGCCTTCGGCAAGGTCTACACCTTCGGCCCCACCTTCCGGGCCGAGAAGTCCAAGACCCGGCGCCACCTGTTGGAATTCTGGATGATCGAGCCGGAAGTCGCGCCCAGCAGCCACGAGGAGAACATGGCCCTGCAGGAGCGGATGGTCAGCTTCATCGTCCGCCGGGTGCTGGAAGGGTGCACCGAGGAACTCGCCCTGCTGAACCGCGACCTGGACAAGCTGCGCCCCGCCGCCGAGGGGAACTATCCGCGCGTCACCTACACCGAGGCGCTCTCGATCATCCGCCGGACCCTCGAGAGTGGCGAGCTGCCGCCCAACGTCTCGCCCGACACCCAGCCGGTCGAGTGGGGCGACGACCTCGGCGCGCCGCACGAAACCATCGTCGGCTCGAACTTCGACCGCCCGGTGATCATCGAGCGCTACCCGGCGGCGATCAAGGCCTTTTACATGCAGCCGGACCCGGCCGATTCCCGGCTGGCGCTGTGCGACGACATGATCGCGCCGGAGGGCTACGGCGAGATCATCGGCGGCTCGGAGCGCATCCACGACTACCAGCTGCTCAAAAACCGCATCGACGAGCAGGGCCTGCCGATGGACGCCTTCGAGTGGTACCTCGATCTGCGCCGTTACGGCAGCGTGCCGCACGCCGGCTATGGCATGGGCCTGGAGCGCCTGATCGCCTGGATCTGCGGCATCGACC
- the aspS gene encoding aspartate--tRNA ligase, whose translation MKRTAYLNDLGQEHLDQRVTVQGWVARRRDLGKLIFIDLRDRSGTLQIQVEPDSPAFAEAEKMRGEYVAEFSGVLRLRPEAQRKAGAGAYELIADSARMLSAAATPPFELGKGDEVAEEIRLKYRYLDLRRPEMFAKLWLRSQASAAITAFLSAEGFVNVETPMLTRSTPEGARDFLVPSRQTPGEFYALPQSPQLFKQLLMIAGFDRYFQLARCFRDEDLRADRQPDFTQLDIEMSFVEQEDVLELNERLMRHLFRTVLNEELPTPFPRLTYQQAMDTYGSDKPDLRFALPLVEVTDLFRGGEFAAFASAPSVKVLATGELTRKQIDELERVAKQNGARGLAWVRREGEGLTGGIGKFVSGVSAELIARTGVQEGGTLLFAAGEWKKAVTALGAVRNALRDLLKLADGGPRFHISWVTDFPQLEYDEDNGRWTYMHHPFTAPHPDDLPLFGTERQGEIRAQAYDLVLNGFEVGGGSIRIHDPAVQQQMFAAIGFSEELARQQFGFFLDALSSGTPPHGGIAWGFDRLMMVMSAASSIREVIAFPKNNRGADLMAQAPSPVNPAQLAELGLELAGPE comes from the coding sequence ATGAAACGCACCGCTTATCTCAACGACCTCGGCCAAGAGCACCTCGACCAGCGCGTCACCGTGCAGGGCTGGGTGGCCCGGCGCCGCGACCTCGGCAAACTGATCTTCATCGACCTGCGCGACCGCAGCGGCACCCTGCAGATTCAGGTGGAGCCCGACTCGCCCGCCTTCGCCGAGGCCGAGAAGATGCGCGGCGAGTACGTGGCCGAGTTTTCCGGCGTCCTGCGCCTGCGCCCCGAGGCCCAGCGCAAGGCCGGCGCCGGCGCCTACGAGCTGATCGCCGATTCGGCGCGGATGCTCAGCGCCGCCGCCACGCCGCCGTTCGAACTCGGCAAGGGCGACGAGGTGGCCGAGGAAATCCGCCTCAAGTACCGCTACCTCGATCTGCGCCGCCCGGAGATGTTCGCCAAGCTGTGGCTGCGCTCGCAGGCCTCGGCGGCCATCACCGCCTTTCTCAGCGCCGAGGGCTTCGTCAACGTGGAAACGCCGATGCTCACCCGCAGCACCCCCGAAGGTGCCCGCGATTTCCTGGTGCCCTCGCGCCAGACGCCCGGCGAGTTCTACGCCCTGCCACAAAGCCCGCAGCTGTTCAAGCAGCTGCTGATGATCGCCGGGTTCGACCGTTACTTTCAGCTGGCCCGCTGCTTCCGTGACGAGGACCTGCGCGCCGACCGTCAGCCGGACTTCACCCAGCTCGACATCGAGATGAGCTTCGTGGAGCAGGAGGACGTGCTGGAGCTCAACGAGCGCCTGATGCGCCACTTGTTCAGGACGGTGCTGAATGAAGAGCTGCCCACGCCGTTCCCGCGCCTGACCTACCAGCAGGCGATGGACACCTACGGCTCCGACAAGCCGGATCTGCGCTTCGCGTTGCCGCTCGTCGAGGTCACCGATCTGTTCCGGGGCGGCGAATTTGCCGCCTTCGCCTCGGCCCCAAGCGTCAAGGTACTCGCCACCGGCGAACTGACCCGCAAGCAGATCGACGAACTCGAACGCGTCGCCAAACAAAATGGCGCGCGCGGGCTGGCCTGGGTACGCCGCGAGGGCGAGGGGCTTACCGGCGGCATCGGCAAATTCGTGTCCGGCGTCAGTGCCGAACTCATCGCGCGCACCGGCGTCCAGGAAGGCGGCACCCTGCTGTTCGCGGCCGGTGAATGGAAAAAGGCGGTCACGGCGCTGGGCGCGGTGCGCAACGCCCTGCGCGACCTGCTGAAGCTGGCCGACGGCGGGCCGCGCTTCCACATCTCCTGGGTCACCGACTTTCCCCAGCTCGAATACGACGAGGACAACGGGCGCTGGACCTACATGCACCACCCCTTCACCGCGCCGCACCCGGACGACCTGCCGCTCTTCGGCACCGAGCGCCAGGGCGAGATCCGCGCCCAGGCCTACGATCTGGTGCTCAACGGCTTCGAGGTCGGCGGCGGCTCGATCCGCATCCACGACCCGGCGGTGCAGCAGCAGATGTTCGCCGCCATCGGCTTCAGCGAGGAGCTCGCCCGCCAGCAGTTCGGCTTCTTTCTCGACGCGCTCTCGTCCGGCACCCCGCCGCACGGCGGCATCGCCTGGGGGTTTGACCGCTTGATGATGGTGATGAGCGCAGCCAGTAGCATCCGGGAAGTCATCGCCTTTCCCAAGAACAACCGCGGCGCCGACCTGATGGCCCAGGCGCCCTCGCCGGTCAACCCGGCGCAGCTGGCCGAACTGGGCCTGGAGCTCGCCGGACCCGAGTAA
- a CDS encoding YbjN domain-containing protein, producing MTETALLTLETIAKYLKEREVQLDMEENNGQRFIRMGWRFEMGDAAVLVSVNDGPNNTSRLEITCVTQKTYTARKSEIMGILNERNRERAFARSIDNDGNVWLEYVGFYPTLAEMPQETFDTLFGGVLMHFQDDYAFLEGVQITPPQPQA from the coding sequence ATGACCGAAACCGCACTGCTCACGCTGGAAACCATCGCCAAGTACCTGAAGGAGCGCGAGGTCCAGCTGGATATGGAAGAGAACAACGGCCAGCGCTTCATTCGCATGGGCTGGCGCTTCGAGATGGGCGACGCCGCCGTGCTGGTCAGCGTCAACGACGGACCCAACAACACCTCGCGCCTGGAAATCACCTGCGTGACCCAGAAGACCTATACCGCGCGCAAGAGCGAGATCATGGGCATTCTCAACGAGCGCAACCGCGAGCGCGCCTTTGCCCGCAGTATCGACAACGACGGTAACGTCTGGCTGGAGTACGTGGGTTTTTACCCCACCCTGGCCGAGATGCCGCAGGAAACCTTCGACACCCTCTTCGGCGGCGTGCTGATGCATTTCCAGGACGACTACGCCTTCCTGGAGGGCGTGCAGATCACCCCGCCCCAGCCGCAGGCCTGA
- the hisS gene encoding histidine--tRNA ligase, translating to MALQRPKGTQDHLPDGSPKLRYDLSASAFSRVVGTARQVLERGGAKLIHTPLFEEAELVRRGVGGSTDIVRKEMFTVYYFGDHGGFILRPEGTAGVVRAYLENGLKQLPAPLKLWTHGPMFRAENVQKGRLRQFHQVDYEVIGSADALVDAEAIELMVRCVQQLGLQGARVKLGSIGDPEDRERYNAYLRQSFTPHLDRLSDDSRDRLERNPMRILDSKSASDQALIAELGVRPMLDFLGEDAAAHFAQVRTYLDAWGVHYDVDPSIVRGLDYYRRTAWELHHEGVGAKSALGGGGRYDGLAQELGGPETPAVGWAFGIERVLIALEAEGVSLPASKGPLVFVAALDAENVGLAAQVALQVREVAGAEFAYRALKPGNVFKEAQRRGATYAALIGSEEAARGVVALKHLGSGEQREVSTVDLKTTLLENA from the coding sequence ATGGCATTACAGCGGCCCAAAGGCACCCAGGACCACCTGCCGGACGGCAGTCCCAAACTCAGATACGACCTCAGCGCCTCGGCCTTCTCGCGGGTGGTGGGCACCGCCCGGCAGGTGCTGGAGCGCGGTGGGGCCAAGTTGATCCACACCCCGCTGTTCGAGGAAGCCGAACTCGTTCGCCGGGGCGTGGGCGGCTCGACCGACATCGTCCGCAAGGAGATGTTCACCGTCTATTACTTCGGCGACCACGGCGGCTTCATCCTGCGGCCCGAGGGCACCGCCGGGGTCGTCCGTGCATATCTGGAAAACGGCCTCAAGCAGCTGCCCGCGCCGCTCAAACTCTGGACCCACGGCCCGATGTTCCGCGCCGAGAACGTTCAGAAAGGCCGCCTGCGCCAGTTTCATCAGGTCGATTACGAGGTGATCGGCAGCGCCGACGCGCTGGTGGACGCCGAGGCGATCGAGTTGATGGTGCGCTGCGTGCAGCAGCTGGGCCTTCAGGGCGCGCGCGTCAAGCTCGGCTCGATCGGCGACCCGGAAGACCGCGAGCGCTACAACGCCTACCTGCGCCAGAGTTTCACGCCGCACTTAGATCGCCTCTCCGACGATTCGCGCGACCGACTGGAGCGCAACCCGATGCGGATTCTCGATTCCAAGAGCGCGTCCGACCAAGCCCTGATCGCCGAACTCGGCGTGCGCCCGATGCTCGATTTTCTCGGTGAGGACGCCGCCGCCCACTTCGCCCAGGTGCGAACCTACCTCGACGCCTGGGGGGTCCATTACGACGTCGATCCCAGCATCGTGCGCGGCCTGGACTACTACCGCCGCACCGCCTGGGAACTGCACCACGAGGGCGTCGGGGCCAAGTCGGCCCTCGGCGGCGGCGGGCGCTACGACGGGCTGGCCCAGGAACTCGGCGGCCCAGAAACCCCGGCGGTGGGCTGGGCCTTCGGCATCGAGCGGGTGCTGATCGCCCTGGAGGCCGAGGGCGTGAGTTTGCCCGCCTCCAAAGGCCCGCTGGTTTTCGTCGCCGCCCTCGACGCCGAGAACGTCGGCCTGGCCGCCCAGGTGGCCCTGCAGGTGCGCGAGGTCGCCGGGGCCGAGTTCGCGTACCGGGCGCTCAAGCCCGGCAACGTCTTCAAGGAAGCCCAGCGCCGGGGGGCCACCTACGCCGCCCTGATCGGCAGCGAGGAAGCCGCACGCGGGGTGGTGGCGCTCAAGCACCTGGGCAGCGGCGAGCAGCGCGAAGTGAGCACCGTAGACCTCAAGACCACCTTGCTGGAGAACGCATGA
- a CDS encoding septal ring lytic transglycosylase RlpA family protein, giving the protein MNLFRPWLAVLLLTLLPMAGAVRGQAVYYGGKYNASTRLTAAHRTLPMGSWVRVTALRTGRSVDVLINDRGPYGDRRRIIDLSRTAAARLGILSQGVAEVNVTVLKRGWNGKVRR; this is encoded by the coding sequence GTGAACCTGTTCAGGCCTTGGCTGGCCGTGCTGCTGCTCACGCTGCTGCCGATGGCGGGTGCGGTGCGCGGGCAGGCGGTGTATTACGGCGGCAAGTACAACGCTTCTACCCGCCTCACCGCCGCCCACCGTACCCTGCCGATGGGCAGCTGGGTGCGGGTGACGGCTCTGCGCACCGGGCGCAGCGTGGACGTGCTGATCAACGACCGTGGCCCGTATGGCGATCGCCGCCGGATCATCGACCTCTCGCGCACGGCGGCGGCCCGGCTGGGCATCCTGAGTCAGGGCGTGGCCGAAGTCAACGTGACGGTGCTCAAGCGCGGCTGGAACGGTAAAGTGCGGCGCTGA
- a CDS encoding Nramp family divalent metal transporter produces the protein MSINSDGAWRKANAAPSLSDVQRVPINYNKPPWQRFLSFLGPGALVAVGYMDPGNWATSIAGGSAYGYTLLSMVLISSLMAIYLQALTARLGIATGRDLAQACRDHFTKPAVIFLWLSAEIAIIATDLAEVIGTAIALNLLFGLPLIIGVILTVADVLLILLLQQRGFRYIEALVITLIGTIAVAFLFEMIFSRPELGPLLLGLVPSKQILDPGVLYVGIGILGATVMPHNLYLHSAIVNTRAYNPSPSGKREAIKFATWDSTLALGLAFFINASILILAAAAFHFAGRTDVAEIQDAYKLLSPMLGAGAASILFAVALLASGQNSTLTGTLTGQIVMEGFVNLRLKPWVRRLVTRMLAVVPTVAVIVISGEKGTGELLILSQVVLSLQLSFAVVPLMMFSGDKAKMGEFVISPPMKWLGWGITALIIGLNAFLLFQTFFG, from the coding sequence ATGTCCATCAATAGCGACGGCGCCTGGCGAAAGGCCAACGCCGCCCCCTCGCTCAGCGACGTGCAGCGCGTTCCCATCAACTACAACAAACCGCCCTGGCAGCGCTTCCTGTCGTTCCTCGGCCCCGGCGCGCTGGTGGCGGTGGGGTACATGGACCCCGGCAACTGGGCCACCTCGATCGCGGGGGGCAGCGCCTACGGCTACACCTTGCTGAGCATGGTGCTGATCTCGTCCTTGATGGCGATCTACCTGCAGGCGCTGACCGCCCGCCTGGGCATTGCCACCGGGCGCGACCTGGCGCAGGCCTGCCGCGACCATTTCACCAAACCCGCCGTTATCTTCCTGTGGCTCTCGGCCGAGATCGCCATCATCGCCACCGATCTGGCCGAGGTGATCGGCACCGCCATCGCGCTCAACCTGCTGTTCGGCTTGCCGCTGATCATCGGCGTGATCCTGACGGTAGCCGACGTGCTGCTGATTCTGCTGCTGCAGCAGCGCGGCTTCCGGTATATCGAGGCGCTGGTGATTACCCTGATCGGTACCATCGCGGTGGCCTTTCTCTTCGAGATGATCTTCTCCAGGCCTGAACTGGGGCCGCTGCTGCTGGGGCTGGTGCCCTCGAAGCAGATTCTCGATCCCGGCGTGCTGTACGTGGGCATCGGCATCCTGGGCGCCACAGTGATGCCCCACAACCTCTACCTGCACTCGGCCATCGTCAATACCCGCGCCTACAACCCGAGCCCCAGCGGCAAGCGCGAGGCGATCAAGTTCGCCACCTGGGACTCGACGCTGGCGCTGGGCCTGGCGTTTTTCATCAACGCCTCGATCCTGATTCTGGCCGCCGCCGCCTTTCATTTCGCCGGACGCACCGACGTGGCCGAGATTCAGGACGCCTACAAACTGCTCTCGCCGATGCTGGGGGCCGGGGCGGCCAGCATCCTGTTCGCGGTGGCGCTGCTGGCCTCCGGGCAAAACAGCACCCTGACCGGCACCCTGACCGGTCAGATCGTGATGGAGGGGTTCGTCAACCTGCGCCTCAAGCCGTGGGTGCGCCGGCTGGTGACCCGGATGCTGGCGGTGGTGCCCACCGTCGCGGTGATCGTGATTTCCGGCGAGAAAGGCACCGGCGAGCTTTTGATTCTCTCGCAGGTGGTGCTGTCGTTGCAGCTCTCATTCGCGGTGGTGCCGCTGATGATGTTCAGCGGCGACAAGGCCAAGATGGGGGAGTTCGTGATCTCGCCGCCGATGAAGTGGCTGGGCTGGGGCATCACGGCGCTGATCATCGGCCTGAACGCCTTCCTGCTGTTTCAGACGTTCTTCGGGTAG